The genome window GTTGCGGCCCGGGATACACGAGCTATGACCTGGCGGGGCTTGTCGCGCCTTCGGGAAAGGTCATCGCTGTCGACGAATCGGTCCGGTTCGTCGAACACCTCAAGCAGCGCCTCCGCGCCGACGCCGGAGTACCCATCGAGCCCCGCGTGGGCGATGTGCAAAAACTCGATTTGCCCCCTGAGTCCATCGATGCCGCATACCAGCGCTGGGTGCTTTGTTTCGTGCAGGATCCGGAAGCCGTAATACGCGGGGTCGCGAAGGCGCTAAAGCCGGGAGGGGTTTTTGCAATACAGGATTATATGCATTACGAGGGAGTACTTCTCTCGCCGCGGAGCGCGGCGTTCATGCGTTTCATGGCCGTCGCGTCGAAAGCCTGGAACGAGCATGGAGGAGATACGCAGGTCGGAATGAAGCTTCCCGGCCTGCTGGCGAAACATGGGCTCAGACCGGTGGAGATCAGTCCTCTTCATCGCATCGCGCGCCCGGATTCCCCGCTCTGGAGGTGGCCGACAATTTTTATCGAAACCTATGCGCCCAAGCTCGTGGA of Bacteroidota bacterium contains these proteins:
- a CDS encoding methyltransferase domain-containing protein gives rise to the protein MTTTKPKEYALGTHDAEVVRLGIQHKLWSASAFAIWERAGISAGKTVLDIGCGPGYTSYDLAGLVAPSGKVIAVDESVRFVEHLKQRLRADAGVPIEPRVGDVQKLDLPPESIDAAYQRWVLCFVQDPEAVIRGVAKALKPGGVFAIQDYMHYEGVLLSPRSAAFMRFMAVASKAWNEHGGDTQVGMKLPGLLAKHGLRPVEISPLHRIARPDSPLWRWPTIFIETYAPKLVEEGRLTPEEHEALVRDWAEHTKNAAAFFCSPPMIDIIAVKE